From a region of the Sinorhizobium chiapasense genome:
- a CDS encoding carboxymuconolactone decarboxylase family protein: MLRDLHTIEASGAKTGTLDRKTHDLIALGFPVTTRCDDCIAVHVKKAVELDALHNEIAEALQLLIALNAGAALSLYGVYYLERARHSLVAHCDPCLESGLADILHRLSVHRNTAN, translated from the coding sequence GTGCTGCGCGACCTTCACACGATCGAAGCCAGCGGGGCGAAGACCGGTACTCTGGACCGGAAGACGCATGACCTTATCGCGCTAGGCTTTCCGGTGACCACGCGATGCGACGACTGCATTGCCGTTCACGTGAAGAAGGCGGTCGAACTCGATGCATTGCATAACGAGATTGCCGAGGCCCTCCAGTTGCTGATCGCGCTCAATGCGGGCGCGGCGCTTAGCCTATACGGCGTGTACTATCTCGAACGCGCCCGCCATTCGCTGGTCGCGCACTGTGACCCCTGCCTTGAGAGCGGGTTGGCGGATATTCTACACAGATTGTCAGTTCATCGAAATACGGCAAATTAG
- a CDS encoding DUF2867 domain-containing protein, which translates to MRPRRVAISLPNPWLPGADWADRHELLFFAERVTAAEAARRALGSASGWVQSLVTWHNRLAPIIGLSETAHPAHSGLIGTFPLLHSDDREAVVGYDARHLHFRIVVDVREGPADGQVIGMTTLVRRRNAFGRLCFAAAIPLHMAIVPALLTGVKRPGHGVSRER; encoded by the coding sequence ATGAGACCACGAAGGGTGGCCATCAGCCTGCCGAATCCTTGGCTTCCCGGAGCAGACTGGGCCGACCGTCACGAGCTTCTTTTCTTCGCCGAGCGGGTGACTGCGGCCGAGGCGGCGCGTCGAGCACTTGGGAGCGCATCCGGCTGGGTGCAAAGTCTTGTGACATGGCACAACCGCCTCGCGCCAATAATCGGGCTGAGCGAAACCGCGCACCCGGCGCATTCAGGCCTGATCGGCACCTTTCCGCTCCTGCACAGCGACGATCGCGAAGCCGTCGTCGGCTATGATGCCCGGCACTTGCATTTTCGAATTGTCGTGGATGTTCGCGAAGGCCCTGCTGACGGCCAGGTCATCGGTATGACCACCTTGGTGCGCCGCAGGAATGCGTTCGGGCGGCTTTGTTTTGCCGCCGCCATACCTTTGCATATGGCGATCGTCCCAGCCTTGCTGACGGGAGTTAAGCGACCCGGACATGGTGTTTCGCGGGAGCGGTGA